The following are encoded together in the Girardinichthys multiradiatus isolate DD_20200921_A chromosome X, DD_fGirMul_XY1, whole genome shotgun sequence genome:
- the LOC124863324 gene encoding reprimo-like protein, whose amino-acid sequence MNVSLFNMTQGALFNGSQTLAEALDTYSSNSSETVMTGDGGGSLVLLQDERKVFVMRVVQIAVLCVLSLTVMFGIFFLGCNLMIKSESMINFLVKDRRPSKDVETVMIGLG is encoded by the coding sequence ATGAATGTTTCTCTTTTCAACATGACCCAGGGCGCGCTGTTTAATGGAAGCCAGACCCTCGCCGAGGCGCTTGATACATATTCAAGTAACAGCTCAGAGACCGTGATGACCGGTGATGGCGGAGGGTCCCTGGTGCTGCTGCAGGATGAGCGCAAAGTCTTTGTCATGCGTGTGGTCCAGATCGCGGTGCTGTGCGTCCTGTCGCTCACCGTAATGTTCGGCATTTTTTTCCTCGGATGCAACCTGATGATCAAATCAGAAAGCATGATTAACTTTCTGGTAAAGGACCGGAGACCTTCCAAAGACGTGGAAACTGTCATGATTGGGCTCGGCTAG